The proteins below are encoded in one region of Oryzias melastigma strain HK-1 linkage group LG9, ASM292280v2, whole genome shotgun sequence:
- the rasgef1ba gene encoding ras-GEF domain-containing family member 1B-A, whose amino-acid sequence MPQTPPFVGQLNSADYNKNLFQTSEEGLCYHDNNLMSGSLEALIHHLVPTLDHYPDRTFIFTFLLSSRLFIDPHELMSKVCHLCMEQQRLSDPQADKLRLRKITPKILQLLTEWTETFPYDFRDERMMRSLKQLLHRLASGEETFRKAVSQMSQGLIRRLTQLSQYEETLVKINATAAERLTALKAKPQAPLQRDTLSICSDPFTVAQQLTHIELERLSYIGPAELVQAFVQKDPLDNDESCFSDRKKASNLGAYVDWFNRLSYLVATEICVPAKKKQRARVMEFFIDVARECFNIGNFNSLMAIISGMNMSPVSRLKKTWSKIKTAKFDILEHQMDPSSNFYNYRTALRGAMQRSRTAHSSREKIVIPFFSLFIKDIFFFNEGCASRLPNGSINFEKFWELAKQVSQFMSWKQVECPFEKDRRILQHLLTAPVFSEDALYLASYESEGPENHMEKDRWKSLRSTLLSRV is encoded by the exons ATGCCACAGACTCCTCCCTTTGTGGGGCAGCTCAACTCTGCTGATTACAACAAGAACCTGTTCCAGACCAGCGAGGAGGGCCtatgttaccatgacaacaacCTGATGTCAGGGTCCCTGGAGGCCCTCATACATCACCTGGTTCCAACGTTGGACCACTATCCTGAT AGGACGTTCATCTTCACCTTCCTGCTGAGTTCCCGTCTCTTCATTGATCCACATGAgctcatgtccaaagtgtgtcaTCTTTGTATGGAGCAGCAGCGACTCAGTGATCCTCAAGCTGACAAG CTGAGACTCAGAAAAATAACTCCCAAGATCCTTCAGCTGCTGACAGAATGGACAGAAACCTTTCCATATGACTTTCGAGATGAGAGGATGATGCGAAGCCTGAAGCAGCTGCTCCACCGGCTCGCCAGCGGCGAAGAG ACGTTCAGGAAAGCAGTGAGCCAGATGAGCCAGGGTCTGATCCGGAGACTGACGCAGCTCAGCCAATATGAGGAGACGCTGGTGAAGATCAATGCCACGGCGGCCGAGCGCCTCACGGCTCTGAAGGCCAAACCTCAGGCGCCATTACAGAGAGACACGCTGTCCATCTGCAGTGACCCCTTCACCGTCGCCCAGCAGCTCACTCACATAGAGCTG GAGAGACTGAGTTACATTGGACCTGCAGAGCTGGTCCAAGCCTTCGTTCAGAAGGACCCTCTGGACAATGATGAG AGCTGCTTCAGCGATCGTAAGAAGGCCTCAAACCTGGGAGCATACGTGGACTGGTTCAACAGACTCAGCTACCTGGTGGCAACAGAGATCTGCGTG CCAGCGAAAAAGAAGCAGCGAGCTCGAGTCATGGAGTTCTTCATTGATGTGGCGCGTGAATGCTTCAACATTGGCAACTTCAACTCCCTCATGGCCATAATAT CTGGAATGAACATGAGTCCGGTGTCTCGACTCAAAAAGACCTGGAGCAAAATCAAAACAGCCAAGTTTGACATCTTAGAG CACCAGATGGATCCTTCAAGCAATTTCTACAACTACAGGACGGCTCTGAGAGGAGCCATGCAGCGCTCACGGACAGCCCACAGCAGCAGAGAGAAG ATCGTCATCCCGTTCTTCAGCCTCTTCATCAAAGACATCTTCTTCTTCAATGAGGGGTGTGCCAGCAGGCTGCCCAACGGCTCCATCAACTTTGAg aaGTTCTGGGAGCTCGCCAAGCAGGTGAGCCAGTTCATGTCCTGGAAGCAGGTGGAGTGTCCATTTGAGAAAGATCGCAGGATCCTGCAGCACCTGCTGACGGCTCCAGTGTTCTCAGAGGACG